TTCGGACAAGGACGTGAGATCTGGAATTTTTAATCTTGTTGGGTATACAACAAAGACTGTGGCTTGGCTGGTAAAGCTCAGTGCTGGTAGGGGGCTGGGAGAACTGTGGGGAACCGTACAGGCCTTAGTGTGAGAAGGGGCAGGGCCAGAGGCACAGGGTCTGTTCCTccagcaccagacccagcccacCTGTGGGCCTGGCCTCTGGACCCAGGCCTGGACAGGATGCAGGAGCTGGCATTTCCAGGGGCCTGTGGCAGCGACATGTAGCTGGAAAAGGTTCCTGCTGGGCTGTGGGGCAGAGTGGGGCAGGAAGCCCCTTGGGCTGCCCTGATATAGTCCCACCCTTAGTCCTAGAAAAGGGGTTTTTAGCTTGGGGAAGGGGCTCTGGGGCATGTagcagagggaggtgggaggcaCTGAGTCAAACTCTAGGTCAAGAGGCCAGGCTGGAGCCTCTGGAGGTGACAGAGGCTGAGGCACAGGGCTGGTTACTGACCTGGCCTCAGTGTTAGGGTCAGGTCAGCCACTCCCACGAAGCGGGACTGGATGCAGGTCACCTCAGGCAGTTGGGCATGGAAGTGCCTGACGGAAGCCATGCTGATGCCAGGACACATGGCCACATCTACCATCCGGAGCTGATTACACACCCGCCCAGTGGAACCCAGCGTTCCGCAGGGGGGCCACTGGGCGAGCGCCTGACCCGGCACggggccccagcccagcccctacACTGTGCAGCACTGGACACACTCCCTGCTCTAAGAGCTGACTGCACCTGGACGGGTTGAGGTGCTGCAGCCTTGGCCCAGCCCTCGTCGCTGAGGCGGCTGCAGTGACTCAGCACATCCGCGCTGGGGCAGCCTCTGGCCGCAGCCAGCAAGCCCTTGTCTGTGAGTGCTGGCAACAGGCTCAGTGACAGCCGCCTCAGCTGTGGGGCCTGGAGCACCTGCGAGAATGGCGGGGGGCGGGTGCTGTGGCGCTGGAGCCCTTCCAGcttcccccatccccagccagAGGAATAGCTACAGGCAGCAGAAGCCAATGAGAAAGGACTTTTTCCAGGCAAAAAGTGGGTTGGCCCCGACCGCTGGCTTCAGCCCCAGGGCCCTCAGCCTATCCACATCCCCAGCCCCACACCTTGGTCAAACTGGCATCAGTCAGCTTGCTGCAGGCTGTGAGGTCCAAGTCCCGTAGGGCCTGCAGCGTGAGCGGGGCGGGCCCTGTGGCCGGGGAGAAGGGTCCTTTTGCGGCTGGAGGCCCAATGCCCAGCTCTCGGGGTGGCCGTGAGAGGAAGCCCCTGCTTCCCAGATTCCTCCCGAGTTTGGCCCTCAGCTGTTCCCAGAAACAGGcgcaggaggggcaggagggcagcTGAGCCCAGGGACCGCCCCGCCCGCCATGACCTCAAGGGTCCCGCCCCTGCGGCCCCTGCAGTCTCCTCACTTGGTTGCCCCAAGCCCAGAAGCCCCCGGTCACGGAGCTCCTTGCACCAGGCCAGGCACGGGACTGACAGGTGGGTGAGGTAGGTGCAGATGGCCTGCACGGTCTGGTTGGTGAAGGGCCACACAGGAGGATAAGTCTAGCACCTTGAGGCTTGGACCCAGCGCTGGCATCAGGGAGGGCACTGAGGCGTCCTAGGAGGGaagtggaagagggagagggCAATGGAGTGGTGGCTTGTGCCTGTGTCACCGGGCTTGGGGGGGGGGGTCACTAGGAAGGTTCTGCCCAAGGTTCCAGCCCCACAGGCAACAGGAAGCCGCCACAGGGTCCACGGAAGGAAGCAACAGTATTCCTGTGCTGGTGAGTGTCAGAGTGGACCTGGTGGGCTGCAGTGGTGGGACACCAGGAGAAAAGCAAATGCCTAGATTGGCTGGGGCAGGAAGGATGCAGGTGAAAGTTTCTAAGGTGATCACCCTGCCTGTGCTCCCAGCACCAATGGTGGACATCTGATTCTCGCTGAGCCAATCAAATATGCTCCCTCTAGGACTGTGAGGTCACAGAGCGGGTAGGGCTGCCACCTACCAGGAGCAGGAACTAAGGGCAGAACAGAGGAAGCTGCTTTGTAGAGGGATGCAGAGACTCGGGAAGGTGGGGCCCCAGAGAGAGCAGCTGAGAGACGCACAGCGGCGAAGCCGCGAGGATGGAGTAGGGCGGGGGAAGAGAGGCACTTGGGAGAAAAGGCTGAGATGCTTTTCAGGTGGGGAGTGCTCTGGGCACAGTGCTAGATTGAAGTAATAATCTGCTAAAGAGGAAGAGACTGACGCTGCAGGAAGACAGGGACGCCACCCAGAGGGACAGGGCTGAGCCCTATTGAAGGAACTGGCTTCAGTCAAGAAATGACCCTTCTCCCACGTCACATTACCTCCCTCGGGCCCTGCCTGAACCATgactgctgtgtgacctcggtACCCCTTCCCGCAGGGCTCGGTTCTGTCACCGCTTTCATCGGCCTTCCTGGCCCCCAGAGCACCCAccctcactcccctccccagaCTGCAGTGGTCACCAATCACTTGGCTCGTGAGGTATGTGACACCTTGTGGGCTGGGCCCCCTGGTCTCCTGGACCTCCCTCTACCTGGACCCACGGTGGGGCTGCGGGGAGGAGTGCTGGCAGCAGCCCTGTCTGTCTAGGATCCTTTCCTCTTCCCGACTGTGTCACCAGTTCAGCTCTAACTACTCCTTGGACACAAACACTGGGCGCCTCCCTGGCGCCACGCTCCCAGTTCCCCCAATCCCTGGCCctggtgaggaaggaaggaaggaaggaaggggatggGACGCTCACCTTGAGTGAGGAGCAGTAGGCCAGGCTGAGGGAGGCCAGTGGGTGGAGCTCCGCACACCAAGCCCAGGGCCTGGGCCAATTCCCGCCCTCTCACCAGGCAGCACTCGGCCACGTCGAGGCTCTGCAGCTCCCGCAGGCCCCCTAGGGCTGAGCATCTCACATCCGTCAGCTGCTGCAGCGTCCTCAAGCTCAGGT
This genomic window from Mesoplodon densirostris isolate mMesDen1 chromosome 19, mMesDen1 primary haplotype, whole genome shotgun sequence contains:
- the LOC132479672 gene encoding LOW QUALITY PROTEIN: leucine-rich repeat-containing protein 29-like (The sequence of the model RefSeq protein was modified relative to this genomic sequence to represent the inferred CDS: inserted 4 bases in 2 codons) — its product is MKSTEYYQDHQMLTYILSFLPLSDQKEASLVSRAWCCAAQNALREQPGLTSLDLSGCSELADGALLAVSQGLWGLWHLSLRTLQQLTDVRCSALGGLRELQSLDVAECCLVRGRELAQALGLVCGAPXPLASLSLAYCSSLKLPSCPSCACFWEQLRAKLGRNLGSRGFLSRPPRELGIGPPAAKGPFSPATGPAPLTLQALRDLDLTACSKLTDASLTKVLQAPQLRRLSLSLLPALTDKGLLAAARGCPSADVLSHCSRLSDEGWXPRLQHLNPSRCSQLLEQGWPPCGTLGSTGRVCNQLRMVDVAMCPGISMASVRHFHAQLPEVTCIQSRFVGVADLTLTLRPGQ